One window from the genome of Hippocampus zosterae strain Florida chromosome 7, ASM2543408v3, whole genome shotgun sequence encodes:
- the LOC127603859 gene encoding somatostatin receptor type 5, whose product MEADIDNWTSVDEHFDFKERIDGFGVLMAILYLAVCVVGLAGNSLVIVAVLKLDKMSSATTVYIFNLALADGLFMVGLPFIASQNFLSRWLFGDAACKAVMVLDGINQFTSVFCLTVMSIDRYMALADPLRFASWRTPRCAKIVSAFLWLFSILTILPMALHFTADRGLCIPDVVSEMWWLGVLSYTFALGFALPFTIMSASYTALLLTLRSQRLRATVADHENRRPERQVTKMVVAVVVVFALCWLPFYTVNFCSMYQSNLNFARVFEFLVLLSYSWSCANPILYTCLSETFRRHFRALLCLGAKSSPSMQCNTEQYDLNVTGLQDVTILA is encoded by the coding sequence ATGGAAGCGGATATCGACAACTGGACTTCTGTGGATGAACACTTTGACTTCAAGGAGCGTATTGATGGTTTCGGTGTCCTCATGGCCATTCTTTATCTCGCGGTGTGCGTCGTGGGACTCGCCGGGAACTCGCTGGTTATCGTCGCCGTTTTGAAACTGGACAAAATGTCGTCGGCCACCACCGTGTACATTTTCAACCTGGCGCTTGCCGACGGACTCTTCATGGTCGGGCTCCCGTTTATCGCAAGTCAGAACTTTCTGAGCCGCTGGCTGTTTGGCGACGCGGCGTGCAAAGCGGTCATGGTGCTGGACGGCATCAATCAGTTCACCAGCGTCTTCTGTTTGACCGTGATGAGCATCGATCGCTACATGGCGCTGGCCGACCCGCTAAGGTTCGCCTCCTGGAGGACGCCGCGCTGCGCCAAGATCGTTTCGGCCTTCTTGTGGCTTTTTTCCATCCTCACCATCCTCCCCATGGCGCTTCATTTCACTGCGGATCGAGGCCTGTGCATCCCGGACGTCGTTTCGGAAATGTGGTGGCTGGGCGTCCTGTCTTACACCTTCGCCTTGGGGTTTGCGTTGCCGTTCACCATCATGAGCGCCTCGTATACGGCCTTGCTGCTCACCCTGAGGTCACAGCGGCTCCGGGCCACCGTGGCCGATCATGAGAATCGCCGGCCGGAGCGGCAGGTCACCAAAATGGTGGTGGCCGTTGTAGTCGTCTTCGCTTTGTGCTGGTTGCCGTTTTACACCGTCAACTTTTGCTCCATGTATCAATCCAACCTTAACTTTGCGCGGGTGTTTGAGTTCTTGGTCTTACTGTCGTATTCGTGGAGCTGCGCCAACCCCATCCTCTACACCTGCCTCTCGGAGACCTTCAGGAGGCACTTCCGGGCCCTCCTCTGTTTGGGCGCCAAGTCTTCTCCCAGCATGCAATGCAACACCGAGCAGTATGACCTAAATGTAACAGGATTGCAGGATGTCACTATTCTGGCATAG